The genomic DNA GTCATGATGCAGTAACAACCAGATATAAGGCATCACAAAATACCCAGTTGCAATGTAACAAGTCAGGTGCTTCACATAGAACCGCATAAGCCCATGTTGGCAAATATCATCTGGTGTTAACTGAGTACCCGGGACATATTGATCCCACGCCAGATGCCTGTTTGTGACAGCTGCTTTCATGACAGCAATTGCATCTTCCGGTCTAGACAAAGCAGTGGGACATAAGAGGCGAAGCTGCCTGAAGTAAGCTTTCACTGCTGATTGGCCTAGTTCAGTGTCACTATGTTGAGTGATTTCAGGGAAGAATTCCGCTAGTACTTCCAGTGCACATCCATGCCCGCCGCAGTCTTCGACGAGAGCTCGTTCAAGTATGCTTTTATCATTGAATATTGGCTTCTGCTCGATGGTAGGAGGCAGCAGTTGGGTACAAGGGAGTAATACCGTGCGCCTGCTTGATGAGCATCCCGTCGCCTTTTTGATTGGTTTAGTGACTGAGGATGTACCGCAGACAATGCGGAACCCTTCCTGTGCAAAACCACCCATTTCGATGAGCATATCTGAGAGTTTGTATTCTCCGAACACATGGGATATCTGATCCAATCCATCAATTACCAGAAAGATAGTCTTTTCCTTTAGTTTTGAGCCATCCTTGGTAACAAGCAGGTCGATTACTTCATCAGGTGTTGGTGCGTTCCAATTATCGTGAATATTATAAAGCGTTGTCTCTTTCCTGTCTGTCTCCGGTAGGAGTTGCAGTAACATACGGTTCCCAATCGCTTCCCATGGGTCAACGTCGTCTATTCGAAGGCCTAAGCCGCCTTCAAAACCGACGTGAAAAACAAGGGAATCCTTAAGTCGATCAGCTAGCTCGTCGTTTCTAGCCATTCCAAGATATGTGCCATTGAAACATTTGTACGCAGTGTGATGAAGCTCAGCAGCATTTCGTGACTTCCCCGTTCCGGCACCGGACAGGAAAAGATAAAGTGGGATAGTCAATTTGTCCATAAAGCCATTTTTGTAGCTCTGGTATTGTTCTGATATTTGCCAGTGCAGTGTGTCGATAAGCTCTGGCGAGACTTGGTAATCCCAATCTCGCCCGGCCGAGTTGAGAAGAACATCTGATGCAGGGGGTCGATATGGAAGTCCTGTCCGTTATCAAGTTAGCACATAAACTCGAACGAATTTAAAGGTTGAATAAGAACCTGTCTTCCCAAAAACAGTTCTAATATCCTTCTTCCCATTCTGACGCTGTgggacatcatcatcacacacaacaaccacaacatcAAGTCGATCTTTTGACTGACTGCGCTGCACTGTAAGCCTGGACGCCAAGTGCTCGTCACATTTCTCTGGTATAAAGGTCTCTTCTATATTCCGTGGTCGTCCTGGCTCCCATAAAACCCAGTCGTCAGTGTCGGGGTCAGAGTCATCGAAACGTCTCATGCCTCGTATCTTCTTCTTTAGATCACGATAGGTGTCGTGGTTAAGTGTGCAGGTTATGGGAAATGAATCGAATAACTTGTCGCTGAATGCGCACCATAATACGTATTGAGGTGGCTCAGGCGTTTTATCCTTGTTGCGCATAGTTAAAGAGATGTCGACACTGAAAATGAACGATATTGCGTGGTGGTACTTGTAGAAGCGATGAAGGAAGTTGATGGCTTGGATGACAGAGCATGAATAGGTTAACCATGAAGAGGTAAGAGGTTTATTTCAAGTGAATGACCTGTAGATGACAAGATGCAGAGTTTGTTGAAGCCAACCGTCATAGAAAAAAAGGTAGGCTAGAAGGCTTGGGCAGTCACCTTGTATCTAAGCTCCCAGAGGCTATTGTACGCCTTTTCTCGCGTTATTTTCTATCACAACATCTATTATAATAACAAGTATTCTGTACGTTCTGAGAGGAGTAAGGATAGAATAAGCCTGGTTCAGTACCTGAATCATCATGCGCAGGACTCGACAGGATCCCGAGTCCATGGCAGTGTCAATACGGAATATCATTATATCTACAAACCGTACAATTGGGATGTGGCAaccggagtactccgtagtttgCCTTCGTTTGCCGTAACCCAAAGTCGGAGGTTAGGTCCGCAGCAATGGGGCCCGTCTTTGCATGTCATCATGATGCCTGATGAGGCAATGTATCTTCACGCTTCCCCAGGCGTTGCTGAATAAAATCCGGGGCTGGCCCCCCACAATTGAGCTGGGGACGGTACAAGATAATTGCTCTTTATCCTCTCCTGCTAAGAAGCTAGACACCCATATTCTTCACATCTTATATATGTAACTTTCGACCCTTGTTAACAAATCGAAATGGCCGCCGCCGGAGCACAATATGCCTTGCAGACAGGCTTGACCTTTGGTATGTCAGCAACAGAGGGCATCCACTCACCTCACCCCAAGCCAGTGGACCCAAAGTACAGCGAGGATGAGTACGTATTGCCGGCATCTATCACCCCGGATGCCAACGCTCGTGTAGCACTTCGTGGGAAGAACCAAGACGTCCTGGTTCCCTATATCTGTATCGGGGCATGGTCCTGGGGAGACAAGGCCACCTGGAAGTACAACGCCGTCAATGACCTCCCTCGTATCATGGAAGCCTGGGAGAAGCTGCAGGGCGCCGGGTTGACATTTGTTGACACGGACCAGGCATACGGAGATGGAGAGAGTGAGCGTATCTGCGGACAATTATTCAAAAAGATGCGGCGGGAGCAGTTCGTGATCCAGACCAAGTGGAAGGCTTGGGGCAATTTGACGAGCACGATACTTCAATCCCGTGGACCGCAGCACGATCTTCTATCGTCACTGACGAATCTCGGTCTTGACTATGTGGACATTTATATGGTAGATGGACCCATCCATCTCAATATGATCTCGACAGTGGCCAAAGGTCTTGCTGAGTGCGTGAATACCGGCAAGGCTAAGGTTGTCGGAGTAGCCAACTACAGCAAAGAAGAGATGATAAAAATGGCCGATGAACTCGCATCTCACGGGGTCCCCCTTGCCGTCAACCAATGCGAGTACTCCGTCATCAGACGGCACCCCGAGACATCAGGATTAATCCGCGAATGCCATAGTCGCGGAATCGTTTTCCAAGGCTATGCCGCCTTGGCTGAAGGTCGACTGACAGGCAAGTACTCGCGCTTCAACGAGGCTCCACGCACGTATCGTTTCAGCAGCTATCCCATGCATATGCTCGATCCGACCCTCAATGTCCTGCAGCGGATCTCGGAAAAGAGACAGGTTCCCATGGCTGCTGTGGCGCTGAATTTCAACATCAACAAGGGTGTTTTGCCAGTGACTGGGGTCCGCAGTGCTGCGCAGGCTGTGCAGAATATGCAGGCATTGGGATGGCGATTAACACCTGATGAGATGCGGGAGATTGAAAAGGTTAGCCTTGAGGGAGCTACAACTGCTATGTGGCAGCATGGATGATTATGTTGGTAATGTGATCCTAGATTGATGGAAATACCATGTTTCTTTGTTAGTAATAGCCCCAAATCCATTTCTTGCGTGGTAAATCGGCTATAGAAGTGAAGCTGCGGATGACGTTGCCCCGCGATGATGCCGGCCCCGCTTCTCCTACAGCTCCTACAGCTGAACTCTAAGCTCGATCCCCGTTGTTTTCCTACAACTTCTTTTACGTGTTTTTTCTCGCTGTAATCTAGTAAACAACAAATATACCCCTAACCATGGACAGATCTAACAAACCCTCCGCCATTGGGGTCGGCGCATCGCTTCCCCAGCCTACCGTCTCTCTCCGCGAGAACAAGGTTGAAGCCACCTTGCCAACCGGCGAATCCGTCACGGTTCACCTGTTCGGTGCCACGGTCACATCCTGGAAGCTCGCCAATGGACGGGAGCAATTGTTCGTGAGCGAAAAGGCTCGTCTGGATGGTTCCAAGCCTATCCGCGGTGGAATTCCAGTTGTCTTCCCTGTATGTTTACATATCTTATACCACATGCTCTTATCAATGAACGTCCTGAATGCATCCAAGCTAACACACTCTCTATCCTAGGTTTTCGGCACCTCGCAGAATCATGCTACATCCTCATTGCCGCAGCACGGCTTCGCCCGGAATTCGAACTGGGAGTTTCTCGGCAAGTCCTCTTCGGAATCCCTGGGCAAGGACCGGAAAGAGGGGGATGACTCTGTCAAGCTCGACTTTGGACTGTCGCATACATTGCTTAGCGAGGACTTCCGCAAGGCGTGGCCACACGAGTTTGCGCTCGTGTACAGCGTCACCCTGAGCAAGGAAGGATTGAGAACGTCGCTGCAAGTGCAGAACAATGGTAGCCAGAACTTTGAGTTCCAGGTCTTGATGCATACCTATCTGAGTATTGAGGTGAGTTCCAGCGACATCTGCGCATTGGCTTTGGGCACTGACTGACAAAAACAGGACATCTCCAAGATCCGCATCAACAACCTCGAATCCAAGACCTACGTCGACAAGGTTCAGGACGCAACCACGCACACCGAAAGCCAGTCCGCTCTGCCCATCGTTGGCGAAACAGACCGTATCTACCAGGCCCTGGAACCCACAGTCCCCATTGTCGTCTCGTCTACAGACGGTAACAAGCCACTCTTCTCCGTTACCCGCGAGGCCCTGAACGACGTCGTGGTCTGGAACCCGTGGATCGAAAAGGCCAAGGCGATTGCTGATTTCAGCCCCGACGAGGCGTACCAGAAGATGATTTGTGTCGAGGCTGGTTCTGTCGCTGGATGGCAGACGCTGGAGGCTGGTGACTCCTGGGAAGGCGGACAGTTGATTCGGGCTGGACTGTAATGTACATCTGCCGATGCTTATGCTTATGATAATGATTTCTCTAAATGACTACTGGGTAAAGCGCGATATTAGGGTGATGATTGAATAGATCTTCCATCAAGAACCATTCTGCGTATTGAAGCACCAAGTAGAGGGATATCCGGACCATCTTGTTCGAATTTATCAAtaccaagaaaaaaaaaagaaaacaaagcaaATTTAATTAACCAAAAATAgcaaagagaacgaagaacgaaaaaagaaaaaaagaacacgTGCGCCAGCCGAGATTCGAACTCGGGCCACCGTCTATCCAACTGATGGGAGGACGGGATCGTAACCACTTGACCACTAGCGCTGCTACTGATATGATTTTCTCATTTTATAATATATACTAAAATTatctgttttttttttttttcagaaCGACCGTGACTTTCCCCTTCTGGATGCCGCTGCTTTAACGAGCATACTCAGGGGCTTGCTCAGTGAGTATTTCACATCATGGACGGCCGCTCACTGAGCAgtagtagtgtgtgtgtgtatattttacgtcgagggtcggatCCTTCCGCGCATTCTTGGAACCCTCGAAAGCGGGAGAACCCTGGTCCCGGAGCGGGACATACAACGGGCAGATCAGAACTGCCTGTCCTCTAGCTAAACTATCAGACTCATACGCCACCATCGACGCCATTCCGGAGCGCCTCAATAATgccgcctgtcaccaggcacTCGGCCAGAGGCCACGCCTCAGGCGGTCCCCGCCACGGGGATagcccccgggaacaaggcttagccgcgctagtgaaagcCCGCAAACACCGAAAACGcgaaaagccagataaaCAGATGGAGGGAGACACAGgcgagccaaatgcctcgcctccacccccaacacctctgttcatggaccatgaaatggcaacccagaCGCCACCAGCTATGCTGGAGCCACAAagcccaaacaaacaactcGAATTCGAGCTCCGAAAAAACGCCAGCATCGCCCTACAAGCCCGAgccaaaaagaagaagaggaagacgaggagatactggagttcctcaacatactggacaagaagctctcctctatgaaacagaaaaacctccccagggcctcctcttttggcaAGGCCCTCCAAACCTTTGCgcacaactacttcacccaacccagtgccaatgcaaataaccaaggccacacagccaacccagccccagctAGCCCCCCCAAAACGTATGCAAACGCTATCCCCACGCCCAAACCGAACAACACTACTGGAAAAAAACTTGTTGTCTCAGCccctaagccagcaagacctcttcgccttttccttcgactcccaacagaccaccctgcccgacatgccagcccgcatgcggctctacaaaagcttcgcagtagcctagatccagcagtcactgacgccatcaaggaaatacaacatgttcccacagggctcgccattGGGCCTAAAGATGCCCAAAGTGCAGAGATCCTACTTGACAAtaaggatgatatacaacaggtaatccaaggctctaatgctgagctagaacagagatgggcaatctttgtcattcccggtgccatcaaacaatacattggctatgatACCTCAATTGTCACTGTaacagagcaagcagcaaaggaagaatttaagctgcagacaggcaTCACGCCCCTAAAACTACACTGGTCCAAGAGGAGCCAAGAACACTCTCTCAATACAGACAATgcagcaacaatggtcctggcagtgccagagacttcCGCCTCCAAGATTCCACCTTGGGTCCATTTCttcggcaagaacctccgcattagacgcaagatcataacccccaaagtccaacaatgtgccTGTTGCTGGGACTACCATAGCCCCCGGTCCTGCACCCGAcgacccaaatgccggctatgtggagctaaagaccacactgaagaggatcacaaagaaagcacccaacaatgtgTCAATTGCCTTagacctgctcctgctgaccatgcacaatgccctgtacggcccagtatcaagcagggcattttggtccgggttcccaagacacaggtagcagctattcgacgaattgaatcCAGTCAACAACGAACTCCACCATCCAAAAGCATGGAGGACAGCAACCAGGATAAACAAACAGACACTGATGGCTCCTCCAAGAACACTGCTGTAGAAGCAGTTCCCAGTCCCACATCGCCtcaatgagatatgacaaatctctcTCACAACTGCGGATCCTCCAAGTCAATGTGGCCCGGAGCCCATCTCCGCATGAAGCTGCTCTTCAACTTGCCTTTGAACAAGAATATCATGTggttctcatccaagagccaTGGATCTCCAACTTCCGAGAACGACGCCTTTCCAAACATCATCCTGCTTTCCAACTCttcacaccaatagaagactggTCAAACAGGCCACGCACCCTCACATAtatccacaaacacccacaaCTCAAAGCAGAGCTAGTGCCACATGGCCCCCAACCCAGCCGGGACCTGACAGCGGTCCAGGTAGGCTCAGGAGACCATCAGCTGACTCTGCTAAACCTATACAACGCTCCCCCACGGACTGTGGACTCTGGAGAGGGACTGAAGCACCTCACAAGCCAGTCTCTACCAGTTGGGCCCTGTCTTGTGGCTGGAGACTTCAACCTGCACCACTCTCAATGGCGAACCAATACCAACTTCACCTCACCTGGCGCAGAGCCATTTCTACAGTGGGCAGACCAACAAGGATTGCAC from Aspergillus chevalieri M1 DNA, chromosome 1, nearly complete sequence includes the following:
- a CDS encoding uncharacterized protein (COG:C;~EggNog:ENOG410Q17W;~InterPro:IPR020471,IPR036812,IPR023210;~PFAM:PF00248;~go_function: GO:0016491 - oxidoreductase activity [Evidence IEA];~go_process: GO:0055114 - oxidation-reduction process [Evidence IEA]); amino-acid sequence: MAAAGAQYALQTGLTFGMSATEGIHSPHPKPVDPKYSEDEYVLPASITPDANARVALRGKNQDVLVPYICIGAWSWGDKATWKYNAVNDLPRIMEAWEKLQGAGLTFVDTDQAYGDGESERICGQLFKKMRREQFVIQTKWKAWGNLTSTILQSRGPQHDLLSSLTNLGLDYVDIYMVDGPIHLNMISTVAKGLAECVNTGKAKVVGVANYSKEEMIKMADELASHGVPLAVNQCEYSVIRRHPETSGLIRECHSRGIVFQGYAALAEGRLTGKYSRFNEAPRTYRFSSYPMHMLDPTLNVLQRISEKRQVPMAAVALNFNINKGVLPVTGVRSAAQAVQNMQALGWRLTPDEMREIEKVSLEGATTAMWQHG
- a CDS encoding D-hexose-6-phosphate mutarotase (COG:G;~EggNog:ENOG410PIY0;~InterPro:IPR014718,IPR008183,IPR011013,IPR025532;~PFAM:PF01263;~go_function: GO:0003824 - catalytic activity [Evidence IEA];~go_function: GO:0016853 - isomerase activity [Evidence IEA];~go_function: GO:0030246 - carbohydrate binding [Evidence IEA];~go_process: GO:0005975 - carbohydrate metabolic process [Evidence IEA]) encodes the protein MDRSNKPSAIGVGASLPQPTVSLRENKVEATLPTGESVTVHLFGATVTSWKLANGREQLFVSEKARLDGSKPIRGGIPVVFPVFGTSQNHATSSLPQHGFARNSNWEFLGKSSSESLGKDRKEGDDSVKLDFGLSHTLLSEDFRKAWPHEFALVYSVTLSKEGLRTSLQVQNNGSQNFEFQVLMHTYLSIEDISKIRINNLESKTYVDKVQDATTHTESQSALPIVGETDRIYQALEPTVPIVVSSTDGNKPLFSVTREALNDVVVWNPWIEKAKAIADFSPDEAYQKMICVEAGSVAGWQTLEAGDSWEGGQLIRAGL